In Lodderomyces elongisporus chromosome 1, complete sequence, a genomic segment contains:
- a CDS encoding uncharacterized protein (BUSCO:EOG092614ZG): MVTEIDLDTLRNRKASQRGIEPIRAKSIGNGIIRIYREFEFEREEAVVEEQEKEQEIEADGKQKDVYRSETSKHTTRKKSVSKPGDDSMIAILAIPTYFTATDLLGFIGEHFVQEISHIRVLKSEKPNRFLGLIKFRDIVKAAEFQYQFDGKNFNSMEPETCHVIYVKSIQSNFSRQADEIQSMIPFLLLDPFTSVPSLSSTTDITGKSASTSKQFDLVSSNPIVELPSCPVCLERMDATITGLLTIPCQHTFHCQCLLKWRDDSCPVCRYSHSLATSQDIRQASARFRHLSRSESTSRGAASLLRRSSTAISEEAIVDDDGREGDVGVSESESCAECTERSNLWICLICGNVGCSRYAPEQHSLKHFVATGHCFAMEISTSRVWDYAGDNYVHRLITNEADGKLVELPDKDVAHSSSKSQAGVTDKVDAVGFEYSQLLISQLASQREYYEELIMQRDNLLLSHQKSSSLPDTSGDTKIDINTNTSKSANVTSISDLEARVEELALKVEELNSNVVPSLKGKVQNKEERISALLRELSTIKTLNEAFSRKIEFLTSANNDQKKIIEKLEQEKKELGEQVTDLMFFLDSKEKFKDEPEDVRQGTVVISEPQSRSTSNSTTKKKKKKSKK; this comes from the coding sequence ATGGTTACCGAAATAGATCTCGACACTCTTAGGAACCGTAAAGCACTGCAAAGGGGTATAGAGCCTATACGAGCCAAACTGATTGGAAACGGAATCATACGTATTTATAGggagtttgagtttgagcgTGAGGAGGCGGTGGTGGAGGAACAGGAAAAGGAGCAAGAGATCGAGGCGGATGGTAAGCAGAAAGATGTATATAGATCGGAAACATCAAAGCacacaacaagaaaaaaactgGTATCAAAGCCTGGAGATGACTCAATGATAGCGATACTTGCCATTCCAACCTACTTTACAGCCACAGATTTGCTAGGATTTATAGGAGAACATTTTGTACAAGAAATCTCACATATCCGAGTTCTCAAGAGCGAAAAGCCCAACCGGTTTTTAGGGCTTATCAAATTCAGAGACATAGTTAAGGCAGCGGAGTTTCAGTATCAATTCGATGgcaaaaattttaattctATGGAACCTGAAACTTGTCATGTTATCTATGTCAAATCAATACAGTCAAATTTCTCACGGCAGGCCGATGAAATCCAATCAATGATTCCATTCTTACTTCTTGATCCATTTACCAGCGTGCCTTCTTTATCGCTGACTACTGATATAACTGGTAAAAGTGCATCTACCTCAAAGCAATTTGATTTAGTCTCCAGTAACCCTATTGTTGAGCTTCCCTCGTGCCCCGTTTGTCTTGAGAGGATGGATGCAACTATAACGGGTCTTTTAACTATCCCGTGCCAACACACTTTCCATTGTCAGTGTTTGTTAAAGTGGAGAGATGATTCGTGTCCTGTGTGTCGATACTCGCATAGTCTTGCAACTTCGCAAGACATCAGGCAGGCATCAGCGAGGTTTAGACATCTTAGTAGAAGTGAACTGACTCTGCGTGGTGCAGCGTCTTTACTTAGACGATCGTCCACCGCAATTTCAGAAGAAGCAATAGTCGATGACGATGGTAGAGAAGGAGATGTGGGAGTGTCAGAGTCCGAGAGTTGTGCCGAGTGCACAGAGAGGTCAAATCTATGGATCTGCCTTATTTGTGGGAATGTAGGATGCAGCAGATACGCGCCAGAGCAACATTCTTTGAAGCATTTTGTTGCCACAGGACATTGCTTTGCCATGGAGATCTCTACTAGCCGGGTGTGGGATTATGCAGGTGATAATTATGTGCATAGACTAATTACTAATGAGGCTGATGGAAAATTGGTTGAGCTACCAGATAAAGATGTGGCACACTCGAGTTCCAAAAGTCAAGCAGGAGTTACGGATAAAGTTGATGCTGTTGGATTTGAATATTCGCAACTTTTGATAAGTCAGCTTGCTAGCCAGCGTGAATACTATGAGGAGTTGATCATGCAGCGCGATAATCTCCTTCTTTCGCATCAAAAATCTTCATCGTTGCCAGATACCAGTGGAGATACGAAGATAGAcataaatacaaatacaagcaAAAGTGCAAATGTGACCTCGATATCTGATCTAGAGGCAAGAGTTGAAGAGCTAGCTTTGaaagttgaagaattgAACTCAAATGTTGTGCCATCACTAAAGGGAAAGgtacaaaataaagaagagaggATAAGCGCTTTGTTGAGGGAACTATCTACTATCAAGACTTTGAATGAGGCATTTTCTAGAAAGATTGAGTTTTTAACAAGCGCAAATAACGACCAGAAAAAgattattgaaaaattggaacaagaaaagaaggagctTGGCGAACAGGTTACGGACTTGATGTTCTTTTTAGacagtaaagaaaaatttaagGATGAACCCGAAGACGTACGACAAGGTACGGTAGTAATTCTGGAACCGCAATCCAGATCTACCTCCAATTCTAccacaaagaagaagaagaaaaagtcaaagaaataa
- the OPI1 gene encoding transcriptional regulator opi1 — protein MSDRSSPIPLMSSVHQQQQQQQQQQQILPPPPPPPYSKAPPTTSTSLSDIKALPAISGNITSNNNNNSNNENENVHRDYNFHHTSPDVPQLPSIPLNQQRSYQQLAQYQQQLQQFQQQQQHKELEKGPHNQHNQQDYSAAQALTQLTRSNTPPSDIETIATTEGDAASLMSTEDANDDTDGNGTSLPRRHPLVSTVSMVAKHPIVMNAVKYYENSKRNYPSFNYAAGIVEAAAIPVVTKIEDNLNTRHQFQQINSSRKQSSSISSAATSINLTPVVSNDHKPKKRRFSTASNSSNTSITSIDVKKRLQFCIHILRAANANINSKLNFLQTKINETEEAVREERVKLQIQQSHESQQVPYSTDEAAQKTKSEIVTTVKKIIHLISNFRPSTLNQAIPPTIAQQADINGNVTFNSNSSTSTNTSTNTNTSTSTSTNTNTHTDGNNNSLTPTSSHHSSVIQEYELKNTIRDIILHLPASLQRSNEMGDGHDRVFVFAKESLDMITKLTNVFSEQLVKVESWVTGEEEQEQQQQQQQQSKHLQVHNVEEYKQDAEMKDGEETSTRCSSEEPDGLTSATKRMRIDELVT, from the coding sequence ATGTCAGATAGATCATCTCCCATTCCATTGATGTCCTCAGTAcatcagcagcaacaacaacaacaacaacagcaacagatATTGCCACCACCACCGCCACCACCTTACTCAAAAGCACCACCAACTACATCCACAAGTTTACTGGATATCAAAGCGTTACCAGCCATTTCAGGAAATATCACcagcaataacaacaataacagcaacaacgaaaacgaaaacgtTCACCGCGATTATAACTTCCACCATACATCTCCAGATGTGCCTCAACTACCATCAATACCATTAAATCAGCAACGTTCTTACCAGCAATTGGCCCAGTATcagcaacaactacaacaatttcaacaacaacaacaacataaaGAGCTTGAAAAAGGACCGCATAAtcaacacaaccagcaagACTACTCAGCAGCTCAAGCATTGACTCAATTGACAAGGAGCAACACTCCACCACTGGATATTGAAACAATTGCGACAACAGAAGGCGACGCAGCCTCGCTTATGTCGACTGAAGATGCAAATGACGATACGGATGGCAATGGCACAAGTCTACCACGTAGACACCCCTTGGTATCTACAGTATCAATGGTAGCCAAACATCCAATTGTTATGAATGCAGTCAAGTATTATGAAAACTCAAAAAGGAACTATCCATCTTTCAACTATGCTGCTGGAATTGTCGAGGCTGCAGCAATACCCGTGGTGACAAAAATTGAGGATAATCTAAACACAAGACACCAGTTTCAGCAAATCAATTCGTCAAGGAAACAGTCATCTTCGATCTCTTCAGCAGCAACTTCAATCAACCTTACACCAGTGGTTTCAAACGATCATAAGCCAAAAAAACGAAGGTTTTCCACTGCAAGCAACTCCTCAAACACATCAATAACATCGATTGATGTTAAAAAGAGACTCCAATTTTGTATCCATATTTTACGAGCTGCAAACGCCAATATTAATTCTAAACTCAATTTCCTACAAACAAAGATTAACGAGACAGAAGAAGCTGTAAGAGAAGAACGAGTTAAGTTGCAAATTCAGCAATCACACGAAAGCCAGCAAGTGCCATACTCGACCGACGAAGCTGCACAAAAGACCAAATCTGAAATAGTTACCACGGTAAAGAAAATCATTCACTTGATTTCAAACTTCCGTCCGAGCACGCTAAATCAAGCAATACCGCCCACCATAGCCCAACAAGCAGATATTAACGGAAACGTTACTTTTAACAGCAACAGTAGTACCAGTACAAAtaccagcaccaacaccaacactagcaccagcaccagcaccaacaccaacacccaCACAGATGGAAATAACAATTCATTGACACCCACTTCATCCCATCACTCGTCTGTAATTCAAGAAtatgaattgaaaaacacTATCCGTGACATTATTTTACACTTGCCTGCTTCCTTACAAAGATCTAATGAGATGGGCGACGGCCACGATAgagtatttgtatttgccAAGGAGAGCTTGGATATGATTACTAAATTGACGAATGTTTTTAGTGAGCAACTTGTAAAAGTTGAATCGTGGGTGACTGGCgaagaagagcaagaacaacagcaacaacagcaacagcaaagCAAACATTTACAAGTCCATAATGTCGAGGAGTATAAACAAGACGCAGAGATGAAAGACGGCGAGGAAACAAGCACACGCTGCTCGAGCGAAGAGCCGGATGGATTGACTTCAGCTACAAAGAGAATGAGAATTGACGAGTTGGTAACGTGA
- a CDS encoding uncharacterized protein (BUSCO:EOG09262J7K), which yields MEYWYSNSNHRKRNSVSGNGGSNNGINLASTGNLYVSPTSNLSPSFENASYSPNLSQQQQQQQQQQQQAHYLQASTIGGVGSAMSSRVPPHSHSHHHHHSHSQSFLQQSPYNQKGGMRPPSQHPMYQSGMPSLQPPTSANSSSAGSVSGSGSGGGSGSGGAPSSPLQQMMATSPSNQTAVSIGGGVPQSNNAYSTIGGNGSVGGDRVAGFSPGVVPTPSTTPMERNSYYFSQYPLFATDWVSVNGTECIALGSYKEGFTNKLEIVYGYEQNDNIYSATTPVLDNYASAGYYDDADSHRHNPNGTSSGDNGFLFRKVADVNLEYPITHLQWDPSMLGDNGIGKQGGGSDGFSATRLAASSDLLRLYKVNESSNDNFQIIQTHTLSNNTVSAAAAGTGAGTNGQTLGGKDAVNTGPPVTSFDWNKTDTNILITSSVDTTCTVWDLNRSHPYDELTDSAVIKTQLIAHDSEVFDVKFIHKSTNVFASVGNDGSMRVFDLRSLEHSTIIYEPIPTPVSSHNKPASITGNAGLSSSFPGQLHSANYNSKALLSLATSNIDQHHIATIGVNSNQIIIIDMRMPGLPMAIIDASPTMHRGGSFQTQRSAFGGAGASAGASGYRGPAVNSIAWHPTSNYLLSGGDDCQALVWDINNLHLGGSTSASASASASSSSSLNNANPSNNANGGSSGNGSAGSGLGSKVIDTPVLAYEEDLEVNNVCWRQNAGDYMGVVSGKGFQAVSI from the coding sequence ATGGAATACTGGTACAGCAACTCCAATCACCGGAAGAGAAACTCTGTGAGTGGTAATGGCGGCAGCAATAATGGGATTAACCTTGCTTCCACAGGCAACCTTTATGTCTCACCCACTTCAAACCTATCTCcatcttttgaaaatgcGTCTTATCTGCCAAACCTTtcacagcaacagcaacaacaacagcagcaacagcaacaggcTCATTATTTGCAAGCATCAACGATAGGTGGAGTGGGATCTGCAATGTCAAGCAGAGTACCCCCTCATTCACATCTgcatcatcaccaccatctgcatctgcaactgtttttgcaacaactgCCGTATAATCAAAAGGGCGGAATGCGACCACCATCGCAACATCCAATGTATCAACTGGGTATGCCTCTGTTGCAACCTCCCACGCTGGCAAATAGTAGCAGTGCTGGTAGTgttagtggtagtggtagtggcgGCGGCAGCGGCAGCGGAGGTGCACCCAGCTCTCCTTTGCAGCAAATGATGGCTACTTCGCCTTCAAATCAAACTGCCGTTTCAATTGGCGGAGGCGTGCCACAATCGAATAATGCATACAGCACGATTGGAGGAAATGGGAGTGTCGGTGGCGATAGAGTTGCCGGGTTTTCACCAGGTGTTGTTCCGACTCCTTCGACCACGCCAATGGAGCGCAATTCCTACTATTTCAGTCAGTACCCACTATTTGCAACCGATTGGGTATCTGTAAATGGAACTGAGTGTATAGCTTTGGGCTCATACAAGGAAGGGTTCACAAACAAGCTTGAAATTGTTTATGGATATGAACAAAATGACAACATATACTCTGCAACCACCCCTGTTTTGGACAATTATGCCAGTGCGGGGTATTACGATGATGCTGATCTGCACCGACACAATCCAAATGGTACAAGCAGTGGGGATAATGGATTTTTGTTTCGCAAAGTTGCTGATGTCAACTTGGAATACCCTATAACACACTTACAATGGGACCCATCCATGCTTGGAGATAACGGTATTGGAAAACAGGGCGGAGGTAGTGATGGTTTTAGCGCAACAAGGTTGGCTGCATCTAGTGACTTATTACGGCTTTACAAAGTAAATGAATCGAGCAATgacaattttcaaattataCAAACTCATACCCTTTCCAACAATACAGTgtcagcagcagcagctggTACAGGGGCAGGAACAAATGGCCAAACTCTTGGTGGGAAAGATGCAGTTAATACCGGGCCACCAGTTACTTCCTTTGATTGGAATAAAACAGACACCAACATCCTTATAACATCAAGTGTTGATACAACGTGTACAGTTTGGGATCTCAACCGATCGCACCCATATGACGAATTAACTGACTCAGCAGTTATAAAGACGCAGTTGATTGCGCACGATTCGGAGGTGTTTGATGTTAAATTTATCCACAAATCTACAAATGTCTTTGCATCAGTAGGGAATGATGGGTCAATGAGAGTTTTTGACTTGCGGTCTTTGGAACACTCTACAATTATATACGAGCCAATTCCTACCCCTGTTTCATCCCATAACAAACCAGCTTCTATAACAGGTAATGCGGGTTTATCGTCTTCATTTCCTGGCCAGCTTCATCTGGCAAATTACAACTCCAAGGCATTATTAAGTTTAGCTACTAGTAATATTGATCAGCATCATATTGCTACCATTGGCGTCAACTCGAATCAGATAATTATCATAGACATGCGGATGCCAGGTTTGCCCATGGCTATAATCGATGCATCACCTACGATGCATCGTGGTGGCTCTTTTCAGACACAGAGATCTGCTTTTGGAGGTGCTGGTGCTAGTGCTGGTGCTAGTGGTTATCGAGGACCCGCAGTCAATTCAATTGCATGGCATCCGACTTCAAATTATCTACTCAGCGGTGGCGATGATTGTCAAGCCTTGGTTTGGGATATCAATAATCTTCATCTTGGTGGAAGCACTAGTGCTAGTGCTAGTGCTAGCGCTAGTTCAAGTTCAAGCTTGAACAATGCTAACCCAAGTAACAATGCTAATGGCGGAAGTAGTGGGAATGGAAGTGCAGGCAGTGGTCTTGGTAGTAAAGTTATCGATACTCCGGTACTTGCTTACGAAGAGGATTTAGAAGTAAATAACGTTTGTTGGAGACAAAATGCTGGGGATTATATGGGTGTTGTTAGTGGAAAAGGTTTCCAGGCGGTGCTGATTTaa
- the RRP5 gene encoding rRNA biogenesis protein rrp5 (BUSCO:EOG092603YJ) encodes MSDPKSAISSNEYAFPRGGSTALTPMEVKEISNEATRDVLFEVANNSNKKRSKPDANSSTVSRKKQKKNSKKGSKNGDDDNDDVESDEKKTAVEYLTFKNLLPGSLVFGQIQYVNKLDLVLALENNLVGYVPITSISTAITNAIDKFEEESEEEESEDEEDEEKEDDEKNDKSKIHATTFSAKEKKSFPDLKSMFQVGSWLKAKVVESDNSQKKRRIELSLEPKLVNANIEDEDLIPGNVISCAVKSVEDHGVILDTGFEKFSAFMSNKELKNAGLEPASLQEGLVLSCVLVSQPSGRIITVKPVSSAAGKKPAVVSTITSVDSIQPGILVNALVSDITSEGIITRVFGLVDGTISIAQIQNFNTADLKHKYAIGSTIKTRILAILEKEGTKKLLLSMLPTTMSLDNHQKQNQEALEAYPIGFIFDEVEVLGSDKSYVYVNFGSKSLFGQIHNSNLGGDKSLLNYSVGSKHKARVLGFNTVDNLLVLTFDDKIINAEYLNVRDIPLGAFLPNCEVVKVLPDNGGLSVKINDEFMGLVPFNQMSDIKLVYPERKFRAGSKVKGRLLTHRGKTPLITLRKALVNLEDDEIISQFEDAKVGFKTNATVEKFIHGGAIVSFFGSLRAFLPKTEISETFVDDASKFLKLGQIVKVKISDIKEDQKRVVVTMKQSSELSDAQKTEISQLLSGRSIINAIVVEKKNNAVLIELEGSNLRGVINDGQLSDGNYEQNRAMFKKLEISSKIRALVLEKDLKARTIIATAKKSMIEAAEKNALPIDFDDIQPNKVVKGYVKSVTNLGLFVSFTGRLTGLVLAKYATANANEDLSKKFHKYQSLTCRVLSVDTENKRFLLALSNSTNDSGDEDDKVVNPVDTKKSVVADYSPGVHTKAVVKSIKGTQLNVQLADNLQGRVDITQCFKSINDIKNVRQPLSGFSKGDVVDVKVIGVHDARNHTFLPITNRKAGKQTILELSIVDRELNGKNLSSLKLDDITLEQELLCFVNNIDRGFVWVSISPSVRGRISFMDLTNDGSVFQGFENKYPIGTAIQAKVKNIDQEHKSLSLISRDNHVSKVEDVQIGQTYPARIVKVKDSYVLVDLGDKVIASSFITDALNDYSDKLAHVFHLNEYVAAKVLDIDVENNKIAVMLRNEESSAAASDKTINSVDDLSRGQVVKGFVKNIASNGVYVSLGRCVHALVRVSDLSDSYLKDWKKFFKPAQSVIGKIINCKEQGKVLMTLKESEVNGDLKILKNYDDLVVGEVFEGTVTKVTDFGVFVKLDGTINISGLCHHSEISENDVSNIASLFGEGDRVKVKILKVDLGKKQLSLGMKASYFADEAEQKEEDDDEDVDMSEAFEDEQSEAEEEEQDDDDEEEDDDDEEEVIDAETMDVDSDSDSDVESGDEETEAVSSLGTGLSTNGFDWTASILDQNKDVDDSSDDDDDDDDDNENDNENTSGDISGAKKRSKRNKNKASKHVVDKTIDLNTRAPQSTADFERLLIGNPNSSILWMNYMSFNLQLSEVDKAREIGERALETINYREEQEKLNIWIAMLNLENTFGSEESLEKVFKRSCQYMDSFVMHQKLVNIYIMSEKFDAAQDLFKVMVKKFGKEHVSTWVLYASFLLDQEEQSTKVHELLSRALQALPKRDHIEVVRKFAQLEFAKGDAEQARSLFEGLIADAPKRIDLWNVYIDQEIKLHDKDEGEDNVSNIRDLFERVIENKKISRKQAKFFFNKWLKFEEGLGDEKMVAKVKAKAIEYVQSQEA; translated from the coding sequence ATGTCGGATCCAAAATCTGCGATAAGCAGTAACGAATATGCGTTTCCCAGAGGTGGATCAACGGCTTTGACTCCTATGGAGGTAAAGGAAATTTCGAACGAAGCAACTAGAGATGTCCTATTCGAAGTCGCCAATAATCTGAATAAGAAACGGTCGAAACCAGACGCTAATCTGAGTACGGtttcaagaaaaaagcaaaagaaaaacagcaAGAAAGGTTCAAAGAACGGAGACGATGATAACGATGATGTCGAGTCCGATGAGAAAAAAACGGCAGTGGAATACCTTACTTTCAAGAATCTTTTACCAGgttctttggtttttggaCAAATTCAATACGTTAACAAACTAGACCTTGTTTTGGCATTGGAAAATAATTTGGTTGGCTATGTACCAATAACATCAATCAGTACTGCAATTACCAACGCTATcgacaaatttgaagagGAAAgcgaagaagaggaaagcgaagacgaagaagacgaagaaaaagaagatgacgaaaaaaatgacaaaagTAAAATCCATGCTACAACTTTTTCAgcaaaggagaaaaaactGTTCCCAGACTTGAAGTCAATGTTCCAAGTTGGTTCTTGGTTAAAGGCTAAGGTTGTTGAATCAGATAACtctcaaaagaaaagaagaattgaaCTTAGTCTCGAGCCCAAACTTGTTAATGCAAATATAGAAGATGAGGACTTGATACCTGGTAACGTTATTCTGTGCGCCGTGAAATCCGTTGAAGATCATGGTGTCATTTTGGACACCGGTTTCGAAAAATTTTCTGCATTTATGTCCAATAAGGAATTAAAAAATGCGGGTCTTGAACCCGCTAGCTTGCAAGAAGGTTTAGTTTTGTCGTGTGTTTTGGTATCACAACCATCGGGAAGAATTATTACAGTTAAGCCAGTGAGTCTGGCGGCGGGAAAGAAGCCTGCAGTGGTGTCAACTATTACCTCGGTAGACTCGATTCAACCAGGTATCTTGGTCAATGCATTAGTGAGTGATATCACATCTGAAGGTATCATAACCAGGGTTTTCGGTTTGGTTGATGGTACTATAAGTATAGCACAGATCCAAAATTTCAATACTGCAGATTTAAAACACAAGTATGCAATTGGAAGCACAATAAAGACAAGGATTTTGGCCATATTGGAGAAGGAAGGAACCAAAAAATTGCTTCTTTCGATGTTACCCACAACAATGTCATTGGATAatcatcaaaaacaaaaccaagaaGCCTTAGAAGCGTACCCCATTGGATTCATCTTTGACGAAGTCGAGGTGTTGGGACTGGACAAATCATATGTCTATGTAAACTTTGGTTCCAAATCCTTATTTGGTCAAATTCACAATTCTAACCTTGGCGGAGACAAATCTTTACTCAACTACTCAGTGGGAAGTAAACACAAGGCTAGAGTTTTGGGTTTTAATACTGTGGACAATTTATTAGTTTTGACATTTGATGACAAAATAATCAATGCCGAATACTTGAATGTACGCGACATTCCACTAGGTGCTTTCTTGCCAAATTGTGAGGTTGTTAAAGTCTTGCCAGATAACGGAGGCCTCAGTGTGAAAATCAATGATGAGTTTATGGGCCTCGTTCCATTTAATCAGATGTCGGACATCAAGTTGGTTTACccagaaagaaaatttagAGCTGGTTCAAAAGTGAAAGGAAGATTATTGACACATAGAGGAAAGACTCCACTTATCACATTAAGAAAGGCTTTGGTTAAtcttgaagatgatgagaTTATTCTGCAATTTGAAGACGCTAAAGTGGGTTTCAAGACAAATGCAACCGTGGAAAAATTTATCCATGGGGGTGCTATCGTCTCATTTTTTGGAAGTCTTCGAGCATTTTTGCCAAAGACTGAGATTTCAGAAACATTTGTTGATGACGCTAGTAAGTTTTTGAAGTTGGGCCAAATTGTAAAGGTAAAAATCCTGGACATTAAGGAGGATCAAAAGAGAGTGGTTGTAACAATGAAGCAATCTAGTGAATTGTCCGATGCGCAAAAAACCGAGATTTCCCAATTATTGTCCGGAAGGTCCATTATCAATGCTATAGTTgtggagaagaagaacaatgCTGTATTGATTGAACTCGAAGGCTCAAACTTGAGAGGTGTTATAAATGATGGTCAACTTTCTGATGGAAACTATGAACAAAATAGAGCAATGTTCAAAAAGCTTGAAATTTCTAGCAAGATTAGGGCTTTAGTTTTGGAGAAAGACCTTAAAGCCCGAACTATTATTGCCACAGCTAAGAAGTCAATGATTGAAGCGGCAGAGAAGAATGCATTGCCAATAGATTTTGACGATATTCAACCAAATAAAGTCGTTAAAGGTTATGTAAAGTCGGTGACTAATcttggtttgtttgtttcgtTTACAGGTAGATTAACTGGTTTAGTTTTGGCAAAATATGCTACTGCTAATGCTAACGAAGACTTGTCCAAGAAATTCCACAAATATCAATCACTTACATGTCGTGTATTGAGCGTTGATACCGAAAACAAGAGGTTTTTATTAGCATTGCTGAACTCTACAAACGATTCGGGTGACGAGGATGACAAAGTGGTAAATCCAGTTGATACTAAAAAGAGCGTTGTGGCGGATTATTCACCAGGTGTTCATACTAAAGCGGTTGTTAAATCGATCAAGGGGACTCAATTGAATGTTCAATTGGCAGATAATTTACAGGGCCGTGTTGATATTACACAATGTTTCAAGTCCATCAACGATATAAAGAATGTTCGCCAACCATTATCCGGGTTTAGCAAAGGTGACGTTGTGGATGTTAAAGTCATTGGGGTACACGATGCTCGTAACCACACTTTTTTACCCATCACAAACCGCAAGGCAGGAAAGCAAACCATATTGGAACTTTCTATTGTTGACAGGGAACTTAACGGCAAAAACTTGAGTTCCTTGAAGCTCGATGATATCACTTTGGAACAAGAattgttgtgttttgttAATAATATTGATCGTGGATTTGTCTGGGTTTCAATTTCACCTTCTGTTAGGGGAAGAATATCCTTTATGGATTTAACCAACGATGGATCGGTTTTCCAaggttttgaaaacaagtaCCCTATAGGTACTGCAATCCAAGCTAAGGTTAAGAATATTGATCAGGAGCACAaatctttgtctttgattTCAAGGGACAATCACGTTTCAAAAGTTGAGGATGTTCAAATTGGTCAAACATATCCTGCTAGGATCGTTAAGGTTAAGGACTCGTATGTCTTGGTTGATCTTGGCGATAAGGTGATTGCATCTTCATTTATTACCGATGCATTGAATGATTACTCCGATAAGTTGGCACATGTTTTTCATCTCAATGAATATGTTGCCGCAAAAGTATTGGACATTGATGTCGAGAACAATAAGATTGCAGTGATGTTGAGAAACGAGGAGTCTTCCGCTGCTGCCAGTGATAAGACAATCAATTCAGTTGATGACTTGTCGCGTGGTCAAGTTGTTAAAGGGTTCGTTAAGAATATTGCAAGCAATGGTGTTTATGTGTCTCTTGGAAGATGCGTGCACGCCTTAGTGAGAGTTTCTGACTTGAGTGATTCTTACTTGAAAGATTGGAAGAAATTCTTTAAACCAGCACAATCTGTTATTGGTAAAATTATCAACTGTAAAGAGCAGGGCAAAGTGTTGATGACTTTGAAAGAAAGTGAAGTTAATGGAGATTtgaagattttgaaaaactaCGATGACTTGGTTGTTGGTGAAGTTTTCGAAGGTACTGTTACCAAAGTGACTGATTTCGGTGTGTTTGTTAAATTAGATGGTACTATCAACATTAGCGGGTTGTGCCACCATTCCGAAATTTCCGAGAATGATGTTTCAAATATTGCAAGTTTGTTTGGTGAAGGTGATAGAGTTAAAGTAAAGATTCTCAAGGTTGATTTGGGCAAAAAGCAATTATCTTTGGGTATGAAGGCATCCTATTTTGCTGATGAAGCagagcaaaaagaagaagatgacgaCGAAGATGTTGATATGAGTGAAGCATTTGAAGACGAGCAAAGCGAAgcggaagaagaagaacaagacgacgacgacgaagaagaagatgatgatgatgaggaggaGGTTATTGATGCAGAGACTATGGATGTAGACTCGGATTCAGATTCAGACGTTGAGTCAGGAGATGAAGAAACAGAAGCAGTGTCTTCTCTCGGTACTGGTTTATCCACCAACGGGTTTGACTGGACTGCGTCTATATTGGATCAGAATaaagatgttgatgattcatcagacgatgatgacgatgatgatgatgacaatgaaaatgataatgaaaatACCAGTGGTGATATCTCTGGTGCCAAAAAGAGGTCcaagagaaacaagaacaaggcATCAAAACATGTTGTGGATAAAACTATTGATCTCAACACTCGTGCACCACAATCCACTGCTGATTTTGAAAGGCTCTTGATTGGTAACCCCAATAGTTCCATCTTGTGGATGAACTATATGTCATTTAATTTACAACTTAGCGAAGTTGACAAGGCTCGTGAAATTGGTGAACGGGCTTTGGAGACGATCAACTATCGTGAAGAGCAGGAGAAGTTGAACATTTGGATTGCTATGTTGAACTTGGAAAACACATTTGGTTCTGAGGAATCTCTTGAGAAGGTGTTTAAGAGATCATGCCAATATATGGACTCGTTTGTTATGCATCAGAAACTtgtcaatatatatataatgaGTGAGAAATTTGATGCTGCTCAAGACTTGTTCAAGGTTATGGTCAAGaagtttggaaaagaaCACGTTTCTACATGGGTCTTGTATGCGTCATTCCTTTTGGATCAGGAAGAGCAACTGACAAAGGTTCATGAGCTTTTGTCCAGAGCATTGCAAGCGTTACCCAAGAGAGACCACATTGAGGTTGTGCGAAAATTTGCACAATTGGAGTTTGCCAAAGGTGACGCCGAGCAAGCTAGATCATTGTTTGAAGGGTTGATTGCCGATGCGCCAAAGAGGATTGATTTGTGGAACGTTTACATTGACCAAGAGATTAAACTTCATGATAAGGATGAGGGTGAAGATAATGTACTGAACATAAGAGATTTGTTTGAAAGAGTgattgaaaacaagaaaatttCGAGAAAACAAgccaaattctttttcaataaatggttgaaatttgaagaaggaTTAGGTGACGAGAAGATGGTTGCAAAGGTTAAAGCTAAGGCAATCGAGTATGTTCAAAGTCAAGAAGCTTAA